One genomic window of Carassius gibelio isolate Cgi1373 ecotype wild population from Czech Republic chromosome A10, carGib1.2-hapl.c, whole genome shotgun sequence includes the following:
- the LOC128021663 gene encoding somatolactin produces MKKTTVLQVCMVFVVCSLQAVIGSPVDCPDQDTAGVSCIISLEKLLERAVQHAELIHHIAEESKLLFDEMLISFGVVNLHISEGTMCSPKTVSVPMSKTEIQQISDKWLLHSVLILVQFWINPLVDVQASLMNYQNAPSALVDRSKLMSTKITSLEQGILVLIRQILGEGGLVLEGPEDTSDHFVSSDTFETVRRDYSVIYCFRKDAHKIQTLLKLLKCRQIDKENCSLF; encoded by the exons ATGAAGAAAACTACAG TTCTACAGGTTTGTATGGTGTTTGTGGTCTGCTCACTGCAGGCCGTGATCGGATCGCCTGTTGACTGTCCAGACCAAGATACTGCAGGAGTGTCCTGTATCATCTCACTGGAAAAGCTCCTGGAACGAGCCGTTCAACATGCAGAGCTTATTCACCACATCGCAGAGGAGTCCAAGTTGCTGTTT GACGAGATGCTCATTTCATTCGGCGTTGTGAATCTGCATATTTCCGAAGGGACCATGTGTTCTCCTAAAACGGTGTCGGTTCCTATGTCTAAAACTGAAATCCAACAGATTTCC gacaaaTGGCTCCTTCACTCAGTCCTGATTCTGGTCCAGTTCTGGATTAATCCACTGGTAGATGTACAGGCGTCTCTTATGAATTATCAGAACGCCCCAAGTGCCCTGGTTGACAGGAGCAAACTGATGTCTACTAAAATAACAAGCCTGGAGCAGGGTATACTGGTTCTTATTAGACAG ATACTCGGTGAAGGTGGTTTGGTGTTGGAAGGTCCTGAAGACACATCTGATCACTTTGTTTCTTCCGATACGTTTGAGACTGTGAGAAGAGACTACAGTGTGATCTACTGCTTCAGGAAAGATGCGCACAAGATACAGACTTTGCTCAAACTGCTGAAATGCCGTCAGATTGATAAGGAGAATTGCTCCCTATTCTAA